A region from the Dinoroseobacter shibae DFL 12 = DSM 16493 genome encodes:
- a CDS encoding FliM/FliN family flagellar motor switch protein has product MSVPDQSALLRRKMESSPAAQGGSAAPVSPEMASLRAVARAGFIAAGLKIAAPSVQVVDTDGVAGLAEQMADVALLIPCNAPDGAEGFAALSSGGMTGLVEKTTTGRISPGEPEPRDASSIDQLLCRGFIERFFEAWGELLAGTSHEAWLAGYAPTDGMMQPDVLSVSAPDIPYRLYLITAQFDGLREVAFSVALPVSRPRPADLVETGDAARSTGEWAKDWRAAVLESPAELDAVLCKLELSLDEVRRWAPGDRVSIPASALSSVSLGRRNGPSVATARLGQARGVRALRLNEITTQRVGGIASRPVPPEPLPPGAGFQDEAGIPAQVAPPEPESGAAAGP; this is encoded by the coding sequence ATGTCCGTGCCAGACCAGTCCGCGCTTTTGCGGCGCAAGATGGAAAGCAGCCCCGCGGCCCAGGGCGGCAGCGCAGCCCCCGTCTCGCCCGAGATGGCGAGCCTGCGGGCCGTGGCGCGCGCGGGCTTCATCGCCGCCGGGCTGAAGATCGCCGCACCGTCGGTCCAGGTGGTGGACACCGACGGGGTGGCCGGGCTTGCCGAACAGATGGCCGATGTCGCGCTGCTGATCCCCTGCAATGCCCCCGACGGGGCGGAGGGGTTCGCGGCCCTGTCCTCGGGGGGTATGACCGGGTTGGTGGAAAAGACCACCACGGGGCGGATCTCGCCGGGCGAGCCCGAGCCGCGGGACGCCAGCAGCATCGACCAGCTTCTGTGCCGGGGCTTCATCGAGCGGTTCTTCGAGGCCTGGGGTGAGTTGCTGGCGGGCACGTCCCATGAGGCGTGGCTGGCGGGCTATGCCCCCACGGACGGGATGATGCAGCCCGATGTGCTGTCGGTGTCGGCGCCCGATATTCCCTACAGGCTCTATCTGATCACCGCGCAGTTCGACGGGCTGCGCGAGGTGGCCTTCAGCGTGGCCCTGCCGGTGAGCCGGCCCCGACCCGCCGATCTGGTCGAGACCGGGGATGCCGCGCGGAGCACGGGCGAATGGGCCAAGGACTGGCGTGCGGCGGTGCTGGAAAGCCCGGCGGAGCTGGACGCGGTGTTGTGCAAGCTGGAGTTGTCCCTGGACGAGGTGCGCCGCTGGGCACCGGGGGACCGGGTGTCGATCCCGGCCTCGGCGCTGTCCTCGGTGTCGCTGGGCCGACGCAACGGGCCGAGCGTGGCCACCGCGCGGCTGGGGCAGGCGCGGGGCGTGCGGGCGCTGCGGCTGAACGAGATCACCACCCAGCGGGTTGGCGGGATCGCGTCGCGTCCGGTGCCACCGGAACCCTTGCCGCCAGGTGCGGGATTTCAGGACGAGGCGGGGATCCCGGCGCAGGTCGCGCCCCCCGAGCCGGAGAGTGGCGCGGCGGCAGGTCCCTGA
- a CDS encoding TIGR01244 family sulfur transferase gives MTYRPLSETYAVAPQLMPTDIPEIAAAGFTTVICNRPDMENPPELSAEVMRIAVEAAGLRFCDNPVIGGALSMDDVTDQADAIAGNPEGKVLAYCASGTRSAIVWALAMAGKMPTDDILEATQRAGYALEGLRGQIDMLAAQQAG, from the coding sequence ATGACCTATCGCCCGCTCTCCGAGACCTACGCAGTCGCGCCGCAACTGATGCCGACGGATATTCCTGAAATCGCGGCGGCGGGCTTTACCACCGTGATCTGCAACCGGCCCGACATGGAAAACCCGCCGGAGCTGTCGGCGGAGGTGATGCGCATCGCCGTCGAGGCCGCCGGGCTGCGTTTCTGCGACAACCCGGTGATCGGCGGCGCGCTGTCGATGGACGATGTCACCGACCAGGCCGACGCCATCGCCGGAAATCCCGAGGGCAAGGTGCTGGCCTATTGCGCGTCCGGGACGCGGTCGGCGATTGTCTGGGCCCTGGCCATGGCCGGAAAAATGCCGACCGACGACATCCTGGAGGCAACCCAGCGCGCAGGTTATGCGCTGGAGGGTCTGCGCGGGCAGATCGACATGCTCGCCGCCCAACAGGCGGGCTGA
- a CDS encoding TraR/DksA family transcriptional regulator, which yields MDLLERQTELRAERRALIETLRRGRPGAVTRPGRRAEAGSPELRQLRRLELALKRIETGAYGLCMACGGEISPGRLHACPATALCASCKGEG from the coding sequence ATGGACCTTCTGGAACGCCAGACCGAGTTGCGCGCCGAGCGGCGGGCATTGATCGAAACCCTCAGGCGGGGGCGGCCGGGGGCCGTCACGCGACCGGGGCGGCGGGCCGAGGCCGGATCGCCCGAATTGCGACAGTTGCGGCGCCTGGAGCTCGCGCTCAAACGGATCGAGACCGGGGCCTACGGGCTGTGCATGGCCTGTGGCGGAGAGATTTCGCCAGGGCGGCTGCATGCGTGTCCGGCCACGGCCTTGTGCGCGTCTTGCAAAGGGGAGGGGTAG
- a CDS encoding ABC transporter substrate-binding protein: MNFIKTGFLPAAILAVGIGGASACELAEGSVRILSNDFPALQAVTGAAAACATGGATVTANLTTEHRNIQVAALTADPAEYTSAVVSNSSLVPLLTDGLVRPLDDLIAAHGAGVSPNQKIMIDGRTMAIAFMANAQHLYYRRDILEAAGLEVPTTYEEVLAAAEAIRDQGLMEFPLGGTFKAGWNLAQEFVNMYLGHGGAFFEPGSAAPAINNAQGVAALEMMKALTAYMNPDFLTYDSNALQAEFEAGNVALANFWGSRAGGVTDAEGATPEIAAAIGFAAAPTVAGGTTPASTLWWDGFTIATNIPDVDAEASFVAMVHGASTEVANANPNAAVWLIDGYTPGDAAVGVLATAQMGTSPYPMLPYMSLMHTALGTEIVEFLQGSETAEQALSDVEASYRAAAREAGFLN, from the coding sequence ATGAATTTCATCAAAACCGGATTTTTGCCCGCAGCGATTCTGGCCGTGGGGATCGGCGGGGCGTCGGCCTGCGAGCTGGCCGAAGGCTCCGTGCGCATCCTGTCCAACGATTTCCCCGCCCTGCAGGCCGTTACCGGCGCGGCGGCGGCCTGTGCCACGGGCGGGGCGACGGTGACGGCGAACCTGACGACCGAGCACCGCAACATCCAGGTGGCGGCCCTGACCGCGGATCCGGCGGAATATACCTCGGCCGTGGTGTCGAATTCGAGCCTCGTGCCGCTGCTGACCGACGGGCTGGTGCGGCCGCTGGACGATCTGATCGCGGCCCATGGGGCGGGGGTGTCGCCGAACCAGAAGATCATGATCGACGGGCGCACCATGGCGATCGCCTTCATGGCCAATGCGCAGCACCTCTATTATCGGCGCGACATCCTGGAGGCGGCGGGGCTGGAGGTGCCGACGACCTATGAGGAGGTGCTCGCCGCGGCAGAGGCGATCCGCGACCAGGGGCTGATGGAATTTCCCCTCGGCGGGACGTTCAAGGCGGGCTGGAACCTGGCCCAGGAATTCGTGAACATGTATCTCGGCCATGGTGGGGCGTTTTTCGAGCCCGGCTCGGCGGCCCCGGCGATCAACAATGCCCAAGGGGTTGCGGCGCTGGAGATGATGAAGGCGCTGACCGCGTACATGAACCCGGATTTTCTCACCTACGATTCCAATGCCTTGCAGGCCGAATTTGAAGCAGGAAACGTGGCGCTGGCCAATTTCTGGGGCTCGCGGGCCGGCGGCGTGACCGATGCGGAGGGCGCGACCCCCGAGATCGCGGCGGCCATCGGGTTCGCGGCGGCCCCCACGGTGGCGGGGGGCACGACGCCGGCGTCGACCCTGTGGTGGGACGGGTTCACCATCGCCACCAACATCCCGGACGTGGATGCGGAGGCGAGCTTCGTCGCCATGGTCCACGGCGCCTCGACCGAGGTGGCCAATGCCAATCCCAACGCGGCGGTCTGGCTGATCGACGGCTACACCCCGGGCGACGCGGCGGTGGGCGTTCTGGCTACGGCGCAGATGGGCACGTCGCCCTATCCGATGCTGCCCTATATGAGCCTGATGCACACCGCGCTCGGCACCGAGATCGTCGAGTTCCTGCAAGGCAGCGAGACGGCGGAACAGGCCCTGTCGGATGTGGAGGCGTCCTACAGGGCGGCCGCGCGCGAAGCGGGCTTTCTGAACTGA
- a CDS encoding carbohydrate ABC transporter permease, whose translation MKHRTFFWFMLPSGIAMLLFIALPIVSVFVQSLFVENEKVLVEVVTSGPFGTTTQVVVDEAATAVLNAANPLGQFNGFGTYANRNHLAFAEVAEFWRSSDSLGAFARQVYGLPFYKALTFTLAYTFIVTPLIIALGFLIAVAVNALPRLLKGPVIFTSLLPMIITPLVGSLILFWMIDSRGVIGKTLQFIFEDPDLSLKASPMLTWITLMVYGVWSSAPFAFVVFYAGLQTVPQDTLESAMIDGATRWQRIRFVVLPYLMPLVTFIALIQLMDNFRVFEPIVGFNAEANATSLSWIIYNDLRGSEVALFGSAAATSMLTILGVAILLTPVLIRTWRDFSAKGH comes from the coding sequence ATGAAGCACAGGACGTTTTTCTGGTTCATGCTGCCCTCGGGCATCGCGATGCTGCTGTTCATCGCGCTGCCCATCGTGTCGGTTTTTGTGCAGTCGCTGTTTGTCGAGAACGAGAAGGTGCTGGTGGAGGTGGTGACCTCCGGGCCTTTCGGGACCACGACACAGGTGGTGGTGGACGAGGCGGCGACCGCGGTGCTGAACGCGGCCAACCCCCTGGGGCAATTCAACGGGTTCGGCACCTATGCCAACCGCAATCACCTGGCTTTTGCCGAGGTGGCGGAATTCTGGCGGTCCTCGGACAGCTTGGGCGCGTTTGCGCGCCAGGTCTACGGGCTGCCGTTCTACAAGGCGCTGACCTTTACCCTGGCCTATACGTTCATCGTGACGCCGCTGATCATCGCCCTGGGGTTCCTGATCGCGGTGGCGGTGAACGCGCTGCCGCGGCTCCTGAAGGGGCCGGTGATCTTCACCTCGCTCTTGCCCATGATCATCACGCCGCTGGTCGGCTCGCTGATCCTGTTCTGGATGATCGACAGCCGGGGGGTGATCGGCAAGACGCTGCAATTCATTTTCGAGGACCCGGACCTGAGCCTTAAGGCGTCGCCGATGCTGACCTGGATCACGCTGATGGTCTATGGGGTGTGGTCGTCGGCGCCCTTTGCCTTCGTGGTGTTCTATGCGGGCCTGCAGACCGTGCCGCAGGACACCCTGGAATCGGCGATGATCGACGGGGCGACGCGGTGGCAACGGATCCGGTTCGTGGTGCTGCCCTACCTGATGCCGCTGGTCACCTTTATCGCGCTCATTCAGTTGATGGACAATTTCCGGGTGTTCGAGCCGATCGTGGGCTTCAACGCCGAGGCGAACGCGACCTCGCTCAGCTGGATCATCTATAACGACCTGCGAGGCAGCGAGGTGGCGCTGTTCGGGTCGGCCGCGGCGACCTCGATGCTGACGATCCTGGGGGTGGCGATCCTGCTGACGCCGGTGTTGATCCGGACTTGGCGCGATTTCTCGGCAAAGGGGCACTGA